The Ornithodoros turicata isolate Travis chromosome 7, ASM3712646v1, whole genome shotgun sequence genome includes a region encoding these proteins:
- the LOC135399811 gene encoding uncharacterized protein LOC135399811: MIRLRLLLLLSIVLGLIITSEAQTSRPQLSGYFTFLRYRNQACEGKYGQNGTCVTEQECGAKQGTDIGRCAEGYGVCCRVSFTCNMVSSSNETEFVNPSYPSGEVGTGTCEVTITKTPDICQLRLDFVEFSLGPPDEQGLCNSDAFMVRTTVGENLPQLCGENNGQHLYVEMGRQSGNPVVLSVISRGGKRPRRWRMKISMIQCGSLDIVPPGCLQYFRSPSAIVRSFNYGPPVDNKVRYLSGLRYSICLRVEENFCSIKWETETNNSFSWGQPTYEDNVISCKDDFITVDQGSTYGMGPGEDRFCGNRLHEKNVLISHSKPFMLRVKSNMDAVQNSLEKQNGFSLRYTQLPCVD, from the exons ATGATTCGTCTTCGGCTCTTACTACTTCTGTCCATAGTGCTGGGACTGATCATCACCTCCGAAGCGCAGACGTCACGGCCACAACTTA GTGGCTATTTCACGTTCCTACGATACCGCAACCAAGCGTGCGAGGGCAAGTATGGTCAGAACGGCACCTGCGTCACGGAGCAGGAATGCGGAGCTAAACAAGGAACAGACATTGGAAGATGCGCCGAAGGATATGGTGTTTGCTGCAGAG TAAGCTTCACGTGCAACATGGTGAGCAGCTCCAACGAGACGGAGTTCGTCAACCCAAGCTACCCGAGTGGCGAAGTTGGAACGGGTACCTGCGAAGTTACCATCACCAAGACGCCGGACATTTGTCAGCTTCGTTTGGACTTCGTCGAGTTCAGCTTGGGACCTCCAGATGAGCAAGGCCTGTGCAACTCCGACGCCTTCATGGTGCGAACCACTGTCGGGGAGAACCTGCCTCAGTTGTGCGGAGAAAACAATGGACAACATT TGTACGTGGAAATGGGCCGGCAATCGGGCAATCCAGTTGTGCTGAGCGTCATTAGCCGAGGAGGAAAGAGGCCAAGGCGGTGGAGGATGAAGATCAGCATGATTCAGTGCGGTAGCCTTGACATTG TGCCTCCTGGCTGTCTGCAATATTTCCGCAGTCCCAGCGCCATCGTGAGAAGCTTCAACTATGGCCCTCCGGTCGACAACAAAGTTCGATATCTTAGCGGACTACGCTACTCCATATGCCTACGCGTGGAAGAGAATTTCTGTTCTATCAAGTGGGAAACGGAAACCAACAATTCATTCTCGTGGGGTCAACCAACGTATGAGGACAACGTCATATCCTGCAAGGACGACTTCATCACCGTAGACCAGGGTTCCACGTACGGCATGGGCCCAGGAGAGGATCGATTCTGTGGCAATAGGCTTCACGAGAAGAACGTGTTGATCT CACACAGCAAGCCTTTTATGTTAAGAGTCAAGTCCAATATGGATGCTGTGCAGAACTCGCTGGAAAAACAGAACGGCTTCTCGCTCCGATATACACAGCTGCCATGTGTCGATTGA
- the LOC135400577 gene encoding uncharacterized protein LOC135400577: protein MHLYIFGGGKAEEISVSASLLPSAEDNAAYQEDLVLEDTVSAAYVSRLTAVFLNDPRLDSMDITCAGNAYRNGTHFRSPGFPGPYVEKRLCRAAVHKVHAGICQMRLDFIVFKIDSPANGSCLTGKLTMTGQNHNIIVPALCGNLTAQHMYLDVSSARGPLVLGLATAGATPSVFDIKITQISCRDVNKAPSGCLQYFTGSEGIFSSFNYALSSPTSRGGYLNNLDYAICFRKEMGHCSITYRAPGHDATENVTSSFSVQGKWEDITEEEAPGAGYIDCPHDYLYLAGVPYCGNRLNPDAFGTPLTDEDVVGEARLIFD, encoded by the exons ATGCACCTTTACATATTTGGCGGAGGCAAGGCAGAG GAGATATCGGTGTCTGCTTCTCTCTTGCCGAGTGCAGAAGACAACGCGGCATACCAGGAGGACCTTGTGCTGGAGGATACGGTGTCTGCTGCATATGTAAGTAGACTGACGGCCGTATTCTTAAACGATCCTCGACTCGACTCCA TGGACATAACATGCGCTGGAAATGCATATAGGAATGGCACACACTTCCGAAGCCCGGGATTTCCGGGTCCGTACGTCGAAAAGCGACTGTGCCGTGCAGCTGTACACAAGGTTCATGCGGGCATATGCCAGATGAGGCTGGACTTTATCGTATTCAAGATTGACTCACCGGCGAATGGTTCGTGCTTGACGGGCAAGCTTACCATGACTGGGCAGAACCATAACATTATAGTACCTGCGTTGTGCGGAAATCTCACTGCTCAACACA TGTACCTGGATGTCTCCTCTGCACGAGGGCCGTTGGTACTCGGTCTCGCTACAGCAGGTGCTACGCCGAGTGTCTTCGACATCAAAATCACGCAGATTTCTTGTCGGGACGTGAACAAAG CACCGTCAGGTTGCCTTCAGTACTTCACAGGCAGCGAAGGCATCTTCAGCAGCTTCAATTACGCACTGTCCTCTCCGACTTCAAGAGGTGGATACTTGAACAACCTCGACTACGCTATCTGCTTTCGAAAGGAGATGGGCCACTGCAGTATAACGTACCGTGCACCAGGCCATGATGCCACTGAAAATGTTACGTCGTCGTTCTCAGTGCAAGGTAAATGGGAGGACATAACAGAGGAAGAAGCCCCTGGCGCTGGGTACATAGACTGCCCGCACGATTACTTGTACCTGGCTGGTGTCCCGTACTGTGGGAACAGATTGAATCCTGATGCATTTGGCACTCCACTTACAGACGAAGACGTCGTAGGTGAGGCCAGACTTATCTTTGACTAA
- the LOC135399813 gene encoding uncharacterized protein LOC135399813, producing the protein MLHVKLTASTNLSFLKLFNVVRFPNFPCIGTWGQSGYCYAVQECLERGGTAYGACAYGFGVCCSLTASCGSVITFNGTYFSSPGFYSSSNLNASEESCAVQIMKQDKDICQIRLDFEEFDLERPTVGNCESERFIVTGQNANSMVPEICGLNSGQHLYIDIDMVPGPITLHVQTNGQRSSRWSMKITQIRCDDPSRAPQNCLQYYVGPSGNFSSFNYFESSLTPPRMGYMNNLDYTICFRKEAGFCSQTYSVPDDAPFVLENVDADNAPTVAETEAGVGVVECSMDYVLLGAVRFCGTRLNPDVGPNNPDVNAPVTDTTTGPFVARVVSDGALNARGFLLSYSQNKC; encoded by the exons ATGTTGCACGTGAAGCTTACTGCGTCAACGAATCTCTCAT TCTTGAAACTATTCAACGTCGTACGCTTCCCAAATTTCCCTTGCATCGGGACGTGGGGTCAAAGCGGATACTGCTACGCAGTTCAAGAATGCCTGGAACGTGGAGGGACTGCGTATGGCGCCTGTGCTTACGGCTTTGGAGTCTGTTGTTCAC TGACGGCTAGCTGTGGTTCCGTCATCACTTTTAATGGTACCTACTTCAGCAGCCCCGGATTTTATTCATCTTCCAATCTCAACGCATCAGAGGAGTCTTGCGCTGTACAGATAATGAAGCAAGACAAAGACATCTGCCAGATCCGACTGGACTTCGAGGAATTCGACCTTGAACGGCCAACAGTGGGAAACTGTGAATCCGAACGCTTCATTGTCACTGGTCAGAACGCCAACAGCATGGTTCCTGAGATCTGTGGTCTTAACTCTGGACAACATC TATACATTGATATCGATATGGTACCAGGACCAATAACGCTGCACGTGCAGACCAACGGTCAACGGAGCAGCAGATGGAGCATGAAGATTACTCAGATTAGATGCGATGATCCTAGCAGAG CTCCTCAGAATTGCCTTCAATATTACGTGGGACCGTCAGGAAACTTCAGCAGCTTCAATTACTTCGAGTCATCCCTGACGCCCCCTCGTATGGGCTACATGAACAACCTGGACTACACCATCTGTTTTCGGAAGGAAGCTGGCTTCTGCTCGCAGACGTACAGCGTTCCGGACGATGCCCCGTTCGTGCTGGAAAACGTCGATGCCGACAACGCCCCGACCGTCGCGGAAACGGAGGCAGGGGTTGGAGTGGTGGAATGCTCCATGGACTACGTCCTCTTGGGGGCGGTGCGCTTCTGCGGGACGAGGCTCAACCCCGACGTTGGCCCTAATAACCCCGACGTTAATGCTCCTGTCACAG ACACAACTACGGGACCCTTCGTAGCCCGCGTCGTGTCGGATGGAGCTCTCAACGCCAGAGGCTTTCTGCTCAGCTACAGTCAGAACAAATGTTGA